In a single window of the Natronosalvus caseinilyticus genome:
- a CDS encoding aldehyde dehydrogenase family protein has protein sequence MGQFTHADLEIASAYDAYIDGERTPPAGGDYSDLIDPASEESFTRVASCTEADIDDAVRAARRAFAEWRETPPDERGRRIYEMGRVIREHVDELAALESLDQGKPLSQAQSDVESAACYFEYYAGFTDKLEGKSIPLGSDTLDFTIREPYGVSAQITPWNFPGNLFARGTAPALVGGNAVVVKPAPNTPLSTLRLAELCAEVGVPDGLINVVPGGGETGAALTGHEDVDTITFTGSVPTGQAIMRSAAESITPVTLELGGKNPAIVFPDADLEAATETISTAIFTNAGQVCSAADRALVHESVYDEFVERIVDLAEEYDLAPGAEDADMGPLASEDQFEKVTSYVDLGQREGATLAAGGGTPDRPGYYVEPTVFADVEPGMRIEQEEIFGPVLCVVPFADEAEALAIANDVEYGLVSGVFTRDVSRAGRLARRLEAGNVYVNDWFVDTQQTPFGGYKRSGIGREKGLEALESYVQTKNVAIALEDGGGNLPGA, from the coding sequence ATGGGCCAGTTCACGCACGCCGACCTCGAGATCGCGTCGGCGTACGACGCCTACATCGACGGCGAACGGACCCCGCCGGCCGGGGGAGACTACAGCGACCTGATCGATCCGGCGAGCGAGGAATCCTTCACCCGGGTCGCCAGCTGCACCGAGGCCGACATCGACGACGCCGTGCGAGCGGCGCGGCGAGCCTTCGCGGAGTGGCGAGAGACGCCCCCGGACGAACGAGGTCGACGGATCTACGAGATGGGGCGCGTCATTCGCGAGCACGTCGACGAACTCGCCGCCCTCGAGAGTCTTGACCAGGGGAAGCCGCTATCGCAGGCGCAAAGTGACGTCGAGAGCGCGGCCTGCTACTTCGAGTACTACGCCGGGTTCACCGACAAACTCGAGGGCAAGAGCATCCCGCTCGGCTCCGACACGCTCGATTTCACGATCCGGGAGCCTTACGGCGTGAGCGCGCAGATCACGCCGTGGAACTTCCCCGGAAATCTCTTCGCGCGCGGGACCGCCCCCGCGCTGGTCGGCGGGAACGCGGTCGTCGTCAAACCGGCGCCGAACACGCCGTTGAGCACGCTCCGGCTAGCCGAACTGTGTGCGGAGGTGGGCGTTCCCGACGGTCTCATCAACGTCGTTCCCGGCGGCGGGGAGACGGGGGCCGCGCTCACCGGTCACGAGGATGTCGACACGATCACCTTCACGGGCAGCGTCCCGACGGGTCAGGCTATCATGCGATCGGCTGCCGAGTCGATCACGCCCGTCACGCTCGAGCTCGGGGGGAAGAACCCCGCCATCGTGTTTCCAGACGCTGACCTCGAGGCTGCGACGGAAACGATTTCGACGGCCATCTTCACGAACGCCGGGCAGGTCTGTTCGGCCGCCGACCGGGCGCTCGTTCACGAGTCGGTCTACGACGAGTTCGTCGAACGAATCGTCGACCTGGCCGAGGAGTACGACCTCGCTCCCGGAGCCGAGGACGCCGACATGGGGCCGCTCGCCTCCGAGGACCAGTTCGAGAAGGTCACGAGCTACGTCGACCTCGGGCAACGCGAGGGGGCGACGCTCGCGGCCGGCGGCGGGACGCCGGATCGGCCCGGTTACTACGTCGAACCGACCGTCTTCGCCGACGTCGAACCCGGGATGCGCATCGAGCAGGAGGAAATCTTCGGCCCGGTCCTCTGCGTCGTTCCGTTCGCCGACGAGGCCGAGGCCCTCGCAATCGCCAACGACGTCGAGTACGGGCTGGTCTCCGGCGTCTTTACCCGGGACGTCTCGAGGGCGGGTCGACTGGCGAGGCGTCTCGAGGCGGGGAACGTCTACGTTAACGACTGGTTCGTCGACACCCAGCAGACGCCCTTCGGCGGGTACAAGCGGAGCGGAATCGGCCGCGAGAAGGGTCTGGAAGCGCTCGAATCCTACGTCCAGACGAAGAACGTTGCCATCGCGCTCGAGGACGGCGGCGGCAACCTTCCGGGTGCGTGA
- a CDS encoding MATE family efflux transporter, giving the protein MSDESDASSDRPAPDDDGGVDVDDDSNPDDAPADPTPADTSASITEGSLVRPLFRLAWPIVVIQLLQVTYNVVDTLYLGRLSAEAVGAISLAFPLIFLLIAIAGGFTTAGAILVAQYTGAQGDRSAGLVAGQTLSFVGLLSVFIGIAGYFYTRPALELLPSDQETAATVIPLAADYMEVIFLGIPLMFGFFVFSALMRGYGDTRTPMLVMVVSVFLNVLLDPFFIFGFADNPLFVWLNLEGLEAALYGLTGFSGLGIQGAALATIAARGVATAMGLWILFTTASGPAVRVEHLPLDREIIEDIVRLGVPSTVEQTTSAMAMITLTAMIVTFSPPVVAAYGLGNRLISLVFLPAMGLGRAIDTMVGQNLGADRSDRAERSVWLAASTGAGVMLIVAVIAVAFTEPIVSVFLGDVPDAPATIAYGVEYVRIRSVEFAFIGVSQVILGAFRGAGNTKTAMVISMLTLWVGRVASVLVLAFSWSVTVPGAGITLAALGWGETGVWVGMALGNVLGATVGVAWFTRGTWKEKYIDDAEVVDDANVIEEDLEDEAKVEAPTARGED; this is encoded by the coding sequence GTGAGCGACGAGTCAGACGCCTCGAGCGACCGGCCAGCCCCGGACGACGACGGTGGCGTGGACGTCGACGACGATAGCAACCCTGACGACGCCCCAGCCGACCCCACCCCCGCCGACACCAGCGCCTCGATTACCGAGGGCAGCCTCGTCCGACCGCTCTTTCGCCTCGCCTGGCCCATCGTCGTCATCCAGCTGCTGCAGGTCACCTACAACGTCGTCGACACACTCTACCTCGGACGCCTCTCCGCCGAGGCCGTCGGCGCGATCAGCCTCGCCTTTCCACTGATCTTCTTGCTCATCGCTATCGCCGGCGGCTTCACCACCGCGGGCGCGATTCTCGTCGCCCAGTATACGGGCGCCCAGGGCGACCGGTCGGCCGGCCTCGTCGCCGGCCAGACCCTCTCGTTCGTCGGCCTCCTCTCGGTGTTCATCGGCATCGCCGGCTACTTCTACACCCGCCCCGCTCTCGAGCTCCTCCCGAGCGACCAGGAGACCGCCGCAACGGTGATTCCGCTGGCCGCCGACTACATGGAGGTCATCTTCCTCGGCATCCCGCTCATGTTTGGCTTCTTCGTCTTCTCGGCGCTCATGCGCGGCTACGGAGACACCCGAACCCCGATGCTCGTGATGGTCGTCTCCGTCTTCCTCAACGTCCTGCTCGACCCGTTCTTCATCTTCGGGTTCGCCGACAACCCCCTGTTCGTCTGGCTCAACCTCGAGGGCCTCGAGGCCGCTCTCTACGGCCTTACCGGCTTTTCTGGACTCGGGATCCAGGGCGCCGCGCTCGCCACGATTGCCGCCCGCGGCGTCGCGACCGCGATGGGCCTGTGGATCCTCTTCACCACCGCGAGCGGGCCGGCCGTGCGCGTCGAACACCTCCCGCTCGACCGCGAGATCATCGAGGACATCGTCCGCCTCGGCGTGCCGAGCACGGTCGAACAGACCACGAGCGCGATGGCGATGATCACGCTCACCGCCATGATCGTCACGTTCTCGCCGCCGGTGGTCGCCGCCTACGGCCTGGGCAACCGGCTGATCTCGCTCGTCTTCCTGCCCGCGATGGGGCTCGGTCGCGCCATCGACACCATGGTCGGCCAGAACCTCGGCGCCGACCGGAGCGACCGCGCCGAGCGCTCGGTCTGGCTCGCCGCCTCGACCGGCGCTGGGGTAATGCTCATCGTCGCCGTAATCGCCGTCGCCTTCACCGAACCCATCGTCAGCGTCTTCCTCGGGGACGTCCCCGACGCCCCCGCGACCATCGCCTACGGCGTCGAGTACGTCCGCATCCGCTCCGTCGAGTTCGCCTTTATCGGCGTCTCCCAGGTGATCCTCGGCGCCTTCCGCGGGGCCGGCAACACGAAGACTGCGATGGTCATCTCGATGCTCACCCTCTGGGTCGGTCGCGTCGCGAGCGTCCTCGTGCTGGCGTTCTCCTGGTCAGTCACGGTTCCCGGCGCCGGGATTACCCTGGCCGCTCTCGGCTGGGGCGAAACCGGCGTCTGGGTCGGGATGGCCCTGGGGAACGTCCTCGGCGCCACCGTGGGGGTCGCCTGGTTCACCCGCGGTACCTGGAAGGAGAAGTACATCGACGACGCAGAGGTTGTGGACGACGCGAACGTGATCGAAGAGGACCTCGAGGATGAGGCCAAAGTCGAGGCGCCGACCGCTCGAGGCGAAGACTAG
- the hisG gene encoding ATP phosphoribosyltransferase, whose product MRLAVPNKGRLHDPTIDLLERAGLHLENGAARKLYADTVDPEVTILFARAADIPEYVADGAADLGITGYDQYREADVGTVAELLDLEFGRCRLVLASPEDGDINAVEDLAGKTVATEFPTVTRQFFDERGLEPAIVEVTGATELTPHVEMADAIVDITSTGTTLKMNRLAVIEEVLSSSVRLFAREDVLEDPKVQEIRTALSSVLAADGKRYLMMNVPRDRLEDVREVIPGMGGPTIMDIANGGGESVAVHAVVDEREVFETITEVKKAGASDILVTEIERLVE is encoded by the coding sequence ATGCGTCTCGCCGTCCCCAACAAGGGCCGCCTGCACGACCCGACGATCGACCTCCTCGAGCGGGCCGGCCTCCACCTCGAGAACGGCGCCGCCAGGAAGCTCTACGCCGACACCGTCGACCCCGAGGTCACCATCCTCTTCGCCCGCGCGGCCGACATCCCTGAGTACGTCGCCGACGGGGCGGCCGACCTGGGGATCACCGGCTACGACCAGTACCGGGAAGCCGACGTCGGCACCGTCGCCGAGCTGCTCGACCTCGAGTTCGGCCGCTGTCGACTCGTACTCGCGTCACCCGAGGATGGCGACATCAACGCGGTCGAGGACCTAGCGGGGAAGACCGTCGCCACTGAGTTCCCAACCGTCACCCGGCAGTTCTTCGACGAGCGCGGTCTCGAGCCCGCAATCGTCGAGGTCACGGGCGCGACCGAGTTGACGCCGCACGTCGAAATGGCCGACGCCATCGTCGACATCACGAGCACGGGGACGACCCTGAAGATGAACCGCCTCGCCGTCATCGAGGAGGTCCTCTCGAGTTCCGTCCGCCTGTTCGCCCGCGAGGACGTCCTCGAGGACCCCAAAGTGCAGGAGATACGAACCGCACTCTCCTCGGTGCTGGCCGCCGACGGGAAGCGCTACCTGATGATGAACGTGCCCAGAGACCGGCTCGAGGACGTCCGCGAAGTCATCCCCGGCATGGGCGGCCCAACGATCATGGACATCGCCAATGGCGGCGGCGAATCAGTTGCCGTCCACGCCGTCGTCGACGAACGCGAAGTGTTCGAGACGATTACGGAGGTCAAGAAGGCTGGCGCGAGCGACATCCTGGTCACCGAGATCGAGCGACTGGTCGAGTAG
- a CDS encoding ArgE/DapE family deacylase, whose product MVTRTAIADAVESRRADGLEFLTEFLRIDTENPPGRNYREGAEFLREQLEAREYDVDVIEVPDEVVEEHYPDRTDHDRMNVLARLDEGREGPDVHFTGHYDVVPAGEDWTTDPYEPTLEDGNLYARGASDMKSGIAASVLAVDALRELGMPIEGSITQSMTVDEETGGFTGLGELVREGHLSRENTDYCVYTECFDSSRICLGHRGVLKFRVVTHGEKAHGCMAHGGENAVMAMNDFLSRIGEYRETLHERTTDEPVVPAASARADVSATMIDAGYSENVVPDRCTATFYRVLVPEESVDGAREEIEALMAETEAATGARVGYEEIMFAEPALVSRDCTVAQTFAREIEPHHGPPEYVVSPGSDDQRFVVNDAGIEECIVYGPGLLEQAHVEDEYVPVEEVVTAATVMAAAMADLMGHLDD is encoded by the coding sequence ATGGTAACCCGAACTGCCATCGCGGACGCCGTCGAGTCGCGCCGGGCGGACGGCCTCGAGTTCCTGACGGAGTTCCTCCGGATCGACACCGAGAACCCGCCGGGGCGAAACTACCGCGAGGGAGCCGAGTTCCTCCGGGAGCAACTCGAGGCCCGCGAGTACGACGTGGACGTGATCGAGGTCCCCGACGAGGTCGTCGAGGAGCACTACCCGGACCGGACCGACCACGACCGGATGAACGTCCTCGCTCGACTGGACGAGGGCCGAGAGGGCCCCGACGTCCACTTCACGGGCCACTACGACGTGGTCCCCGCGGGCGAGGACTGGACCACCGACCCCTACGAGCCGACCCTCGAGGACGGGAACCTCTACGCTCGCGGGGCCAGCGACATGAAATCCGGCATCGCCGCGAGCGTGCTGGCCGTCGACGCGCTTCGCGAGCTGGGTATGCCGATCGAGGGGTCGATCACCCAGAGCATGACCGTCGACGAGGAGACCGGTGGCTTCACCGGCCTCGGCGAACTGGTCCGGGAGGGCCACCTCTCCCGTGAGAACACGGATTACTGCGTCTACACCGAGTGCTTCGACTCCTCGCGGATCTGTCTGGGCCACCGCGGCGTGTTGAAGTTCCGCGTCGTCACCCACGGCGAGAAGGCCCACGGCTGCATGGCCCATGGCGGGGAGAACGCGGTGATGGCGATGAACGACTTCCTCTCGCGGATCGGCGAGTACCGCGAGACCCTCCACGAACGGACGACGGACGAACCAGTGGTCCCCGCGGCGTCGGCCCGGGCAGACGTCTCTGCGACGATGATCGACGCGGGTTACTCCGAGAACGTGGTCCCCGACCGCTGTACGGCAACGTTCTACCGCGTGCTCGTCCCCGAAGAGAGCGTTGACGGCGCTCGCGAGGAAATCGAGGCGCTGATGGCCGAGACCGAGGCCGCGACGGGTGCGCGGGTCGGCTACGAGGAGATTATGTTCGCCGAACCCGCGCTCGTCTCGCGGGACTGTACCGTCGCCCAGACGTTCGCGCGGGAGATCGAACCCCACCACGGGCCGCCGGAGTACGTCGTTTCGCCGGGGTCGGACGACCAGCGCTTCGTCGTCAACGACGCCGGCATCGAGGAGTGCATCGTCTACGGGCCGGGCCTGCTCGAGCAGGCCCACGTCGAGGACGAGTACGTGCCCGTCGAGGAGGTCGTCACGGCTGCGACGGTGATGGCCGCCGCGATGGCGGATCTGATGGGCCACCTCGATGACTGA
- a CDS encoding heavy metal translocating P-type ATPase: MTKRRAHLEITGMSCATCSGTVEDALAGLEGVEEASANFATDEGVVAYDDEEVTLEEVVEAVSNAGYEVATETTSIPVMGMSCATCSGTVQEATESLPGVVSADVNFASDEARIRYNPSDVSLAEIRRAIEEVGYEPAGSEDEEDEGQRERAVERELSRQRRLVIGGGLLTLPFVPIMLAMLGLVPPLHELLGVDHAAVDWTEFAIATVMMATLGREFLVGAYRAFAHNRRANMDTLVAVGTLAGYVYSTAVLTVGLTGNLYFEAVAFILWFITLGNWLEVRSKARAGNALRELLEMEAEDATVVRDGTEVQVPLEDVQVGDVLKVRPGERIPTDGVVLEGQSAVDESMLTGESVPVEKSEGDDVVGSTINENGVLLVEATKVGSETALQQIVDRVKEAQSRQPDIQRVVDTVSAYFVPAVIVNAVVWAVLWSLFPDALYGASAWLGSWIPVLEPVGGGPVAGGVPVLEFSVVVLASALLIACPCALGLATPAATMVGSTLSATNGVLFKGGDVLEQVRGVDTVVFDKTGTLTHGEMTLTDVVVLDGSDEASGVAADGGSEADPRADGGVLETREESLESFVLGAAAAAESGSEHPIGRAVVEGAADRGIEIGDLEDFENVPGHGIRAETARGTVVVGRRKLLEDEGIDPGPAEETLERLEREGKTAIPVAVDGTLLGVVAVADEVRESATETVAALRERGIEVVMLTGDNERTARAVAERVGIDPENVRAGVLPEDKADHVEDLQSARGDGSDGTRVMMVGDGVNDAPALTTAHVGVAIGSGTDVAIESADVTLMRDDPADVLKAIRISEATLRKVRQNLFWALIYNTTLVPIASLGLLNPALAGLAMATSSVSVMTNSLSFAAYDPHEDYRPLVTRPLEWIRR, encoded by the coding sequence ATGACGAAACGACGCGCCCACCTCGAGATAACCGGGATGTCCTGTGCGACGTGTTCGGGGACCGTCGAGGACGCTCTGGCTGGTCTCGAGGGGGTCGAGGAGGCGAGCGCGAACTTCGCGACCGACGAGGGGGTCGTCGCCTACGACGACGAGGAAGTCACCCTCGAGGAGGTCGTCGAGGCGGTGTCGAACGCGGGCTACGAGGTCGCGACCGAGACCACCTCGATTCCCGTGATGGGGATGTCCTGTGCGACCTGCTCGGGAACCGTCCAGGAGGCGACGGAGTCCCTACCCGGCGTCGTCTCGGCGGACGTGAACTTCGCCTCGGACGAGGCCCGGATCCGGTACAATCCGTCGGACGTCTCACTGGCCGAAATCCGACGCGCGATCGAGGAGGTGGGGTACGAACCCGCGGGCAGCGAGGACGAGGAAGACGAGGGCCAGCGCGAGCGCGCCGTCGAGCGCGAACTGTCCCGGCAGCGACGGCTGGTGATCGGGGGCGGCCTGCTCACGCTGCCGTTCGTGCCGATCATGCTCGCGATGCTCGGACTCGTACCGCCGCTCCACGAGCTACTCGGCGTCGACCACGCGGCCGTCGACTGGACCGAGTTTGCCATCGCGACGGTCATGATGGCGACCCTCGGCCGCGAGTTCCTCGTCGGCGCCTACCGCGCGTTCGCGCACAACCGGCGGGCGAACATGGACACCCTCGTCGCCGTCGGCACCCTCGCGGGCTACGTCTACTCGACGGCCGTGCTCACGGTCGGGCTGACCGGCAACCTCTACTTCGAGGCCGTCGCGTTCATCCTCTGGTTCATCACGCTGGGCAACTGGCTCGAGGTCCGCTCGAAGGCGCGAGCGGGCAACGCCCTGCGGGAACTCCTCGAGATGGAGGCCGAGGACGCCACGGTCGTGCGGGACGGGACTGAAGTGCAGGTCCCCCTCGAGGACGTCCAGGTCGGCGACGTACTCAAGGTTCGCCCTGGCGAGCGAATCCCGACCGACGGCGTCGTCCTCGAGGGCCAGAGCGCCGTCGACGAGTCGATGCTGACCGGCGAATCGGTCCCCGTCGAGAAGAGCGAAGGTGACGACGTGGTGGGCAGTACGATCAACGAGAACGGCGTCCTGCTGGTCGAGGCGACCAAAGTCGGCTCCGAGACGGCGCTCCAGCAGATCGTCGACCGGGTCAAGGAGGCCCAGTCGCGCCAGCCCGATATCCAGCGGGTGGTCGACACGGTGAGCGCCTACTTCGTCCCCGCGGTGATCGTCAACGCCGTGGTCTGGGCCGTCCTCTGGTCGCTGTTCCCCGACGCCCTCTACGGCGCCTCGGCCTGGCTCGGTTCGTGGATCCCCGTGCTCGAGCCGGTCGGTGGCGGCCCGGTCGCGGGCGGCGTACCCGTCCTCGAGTTCTCGGTCGTCGTGCTCGCCTCCGCGCTGCTGATCGCCTGCCCCTGCGCGCTCGGGCTGGCCACGCCCGCGGCGACGATGGTCGGGTCCACGCTGAGCGCGACCAACGGCGTCCTCTTCAAGGGCGGCGACGTCCTCGAGCAGGTTCGGGGGGTCGACACCGTCGTCTTCGACAAGACCGGGACCCTGACCCACGGCGAGATGACGCTGACCGACGTGGTCGTCCTGGACGGTAGCGACGAAGCGAGCGGGGTCGCGGCCGACGGCGGGAGCGAGGCGGACCCCCGCGCCGACGGCGGCGTCCTCGAGACGCGCGAGGAGTCCCTCGAGTCGTTCGTCCTGGGGGCTGCGGCGGCCGCCGAATCGGGTTCGGAACACCCCATCGGGCGCGCCGTCGTCGAGGGTGCCGCGGATCGCGGTATCGAGATAGGCGACCTCGAGGACTTCGAGAACGTCCCTGGTCACGGGATTCGCGCGGAGACGGCCCGCGGGACGGTCGTGGTCGGCCGGCGAAAGCTGCTCGAGGACGAGGGGATCGACCCCGGGCCAGCCGAAGAAACCCTCGAGCGCCTCGAGCGCGAGGGGAAGACCGCGATTCCGGTCGCCGTCGACGGCACGTTGCTGGGCGTCGTCGCGGTGGCCGACGAGGTCCGCGAGAGCGCGACGGAGACCGTGGCTGCCCTGCGCGAGCGGGGCATCGAGGTCGTCATGCTGACCGGGGACAACGAGCGGACCGCTCGAGCGGTCGCGGAGCGAGTGGGCATCGATCCCGAGAACGTCCGGGCGGGCGTCCTGCCGGAGGACAAGGCGGACCACGTCGAGGATCTGCAGTCGGCCCGCGGCGACGGCAGCGACGGCACGCGAGTGATGATGGTCGGCGACGGCGTCAACGACGCCCCTGCGCTCACGACGGCCCACGTCGGCGTCGCGATCGGGTCCGGGACCGACGTGGCCATCGAATCGGCCGACGTGACGCTGATGCGCGACGACCCCGCCGACGTGCTCAAGGCGATCCGCATCTCGGAGGCCACCCTGCGGAAGGTCCGACAGAACCTCTTCTGGGCGTTGATCTACAACACCACGCTGGTCCCGATCGCCTCGCTCGGGTTGCTCAATCCCGCCCTGGCCGGTCTGGCGATGGCGACCTCGAGCGTGAGCGTGATGACGAACAGCCTCTCGTTCGCCGCCTACGATCCTCACGAGGACTACCGGCCGCTGGTCACGCGGCCGCTCGAGTGGATTCGGCGGTAG
- a CDS encoding ABC transporter substrate-binding protein, translating to MTDISTQGAIDASRRRLLTAIAAAGGVSLAGCTSDDGNGDGGNGGSGNGGGGTSVSLGIGRGAWDLIPARDTDFDSNKVYSLIYNNLVDITPEGEYVPQLASDWELESDTQYVFELEEGVTFHNGEDFTASDVQYTYEWIETEENPRKNYVSAIEDVVVEDDYTVRFDLAHPHAPFLDNVEKVMWPLSEAAVTEHGEDYNSNPVGTGPYELVEWNSGQNAILRKYDDYWQADLPNIDEIEFRILPDESSMVSQLETGSIQAVDQLSPQYVDQVESADGISVMRTEDVSSGRVDFNTDVEPLDDRRVRRAIAWAIDKEQIVQTVLQGYGEAGKSILPSSFAAYNGDLSDFNHPNGDPQQAQDLLAEAGHEDLSLEIISSTTTQHEQAATLVQSMLEDIGVEASVQTLDGSTFWTREQEGDFEIAVSNWESFADPDELLYLHHTDGLNVWNISNEDLDALLEEQRETPDQEDRQELLDEIQQIIYEEAYSVYTYYPERIQGVSDGFEGFEQYPHGSFRSLHEATYE from the coding sequence ATGACTGACATTTCCACACAGGGTGCGATCGACGCGTCGCGGCGACGGCTCCTCACGGCGATCGCAGCGGCTGGCGGGGTGAGTCTCGCGGGGTGTACCAGCGACGACGGGAACGGCGACGGCGGGAACGGTGGCAGCGGGAACGGTGGCGGCGGAACCAGCGTCTCGCTCGGCATCGGGCGGGGCGCCTGGGACCTGATTCCTGCGCGCGACACCGACTTCGACTCCAACAAAGTGTACTCGCTGATCTACAACAACCTCGTGGACATCACCCCCGAGGGAGAGTACGTCCCGCAGCTGGCCAGCGACTGGGAACTCGAGAGCGACACCCAGTACGTGTTCGAACTCGAGGAGGGCGTCACGTTCCACAACGGCGAGGACTTCACCGCTTCGGACGTCCAGTACACCTACGAGTGGATCGAGACCGAGGAGAACCCCCGGAAGAACTACGTCAGCGCGATCGAGGACGTCGTCGTCGAGGACGACTACACGGTTCGTTTCGACCTCGCACACCCCCACGCCCCGTTCCTCGACAACGTCGAGAAGGTGATGTGGCCGCTCTCGGAGGCGGCCGTCACCGAACACGGCGAGGACTACAACTCGAACCCGGTCGGGACCGGGCCGTACGAACTGGTCGAGTGGAACTCGGGGCAGAACGCGATCCTTCGGAAGTACGACGACTACTGGCAGGCCGACCTGCCGAACATCGACGAGATCGAGTTCCGCATCCTCCCCGACGAGTCCTCGATGGTCTCCCAGCTCGAGACGGGATCGATCCAGGCCGTCGACCAGCTGTCGCCTCAGTACGTCGACCAGGTCGAGAGCGCCGACGGCATCTCGGTCATGCGAACCGAGGACGTCAGTTCCGGTCGCGTCGACTTCAACACGGACGTCGAACCGCTCGACGACCGTCGGGTCCGTCGGGCCATCGCGTGGGCGATCGACAAGGAACAGATCGTCCAGACGGTTCTGCAGGGGTACGGCGAGGCCGGGAAGTCGATTCTCCCGAGTTCGTTCGCGGCCTACAACGGCGACCTCTCGGACTTCAATCACCCGAACGGGGACCCACAACAGGCCCAGGACCTGCTCGCAGAGGCCGGTCACGAGGACCTCTCGCTCGAAATCATCAGTTCGACGACGACCCAGCACGAGCAAGCGGCGACGCTCGTCCAGAGCATGCTCGAGGACATCGGCGTCGAGGCGAGCGTGCAGACGCTGGACGGTTCGACGTTCTGGACCCGCGAGCAGGAGGGTGACTTCGAGATTGCCGTCTCCAACTGGGAGTCGTTCGCCGATCCGGACGAGTTGCTCTACCTCCATCACACCGACGGCCTCAACGTCTGGAACATCAGCAACGAGGACCTCGACGCGCTGCTCGAGGAGCAACGCGAGACACCGGACCAGGAAGACCGCCAGGAACTCCTCGACGAGATTCAGCAGATTATCTACGAGGAGGCGTACTCGGTCTACACCTATTACCCAGAACGGATCCAGGGCGTCTCGGACGGTTTCGAGGGTTTCGAGCAGTATCCCCACGGGTCGTTCCGGTCGCTCCACGAAGCGACCTACGAGTGA
- a CDS encoding SDR family NAD(P)-dependent oxidoreductase — protein sequence MSDSDRSVLVTGAGSGMGEATARRFAATGANVLVVDLDEDGAAATVETIESDGGTARSHVADVSDPAAVEGMIDRAVEAFGGLDVLHNNAGVPQESTPVEDVTEETWDATVDVNLKSAFLGAKYAVPELRESEAGVILNTASTAAIRPRTGLSAYVASKAGMVGLTKQLAYELADDGIRVNAICPVATDTPMLQDFAAGDLSVESMHDTIPLGRLCEPEDVAGAAVFLASEDASMITGTALEVDGGRDI from the coding sequence ATGTCTGACAGTGACAGAAGCGTCCTCGTGACCGGGGCCGGGTCGGGGATGGGCGAAGCCACCGCCCGGCGGTTCGCGGCGACGGGCGCGAACGTGCTGGTCGTCGACCTCGACGAGGACGGGGCCGCGGCGACGGTCGAGACGATCGAGTCCGACGGGGGGACCGCCCGGAGCCACGTCGCCGATGTATCCGATCCAGCGGCCGTCGAGGGGATGATCGATCGCGCGGTCGAGGCGTTCGGCGGGCTGGACGTGCTCCACAACAACGCGGGCGTGCCCCAGGAGTCGACGCCCGTCGAGGACGTGACCGAGGAGACGTGGGACGCCACCGTCGACGTAAACCTCAAGAGCGCGTTTCTCGGGGCGAAGTACGCGGTGCCCGAACTCAGGGAGAGCGAGGCGGGCGTGATCCTCAACACCGCCTCGACCGCCGCGATTCGTCCGCGGACCGGGCTCTCGGCGTACGTCGCCTCCAAGGCCGGGATGGTCGGCCTCACGAAGCAACTGGCCTACGAGCTGGCCGATGACGGGATCCGCGTCAACGCCATCTGCCCCGTCGCGACGGACACGCCGATGCTGCAGGACTTCGCCGCCGGCGACCTGAGCGTCGAATCGATGCACGACACCATCCCGCTCGGCCGGCTCTGCGAACCGGAGGACGTCGCCGGCGCGGCCGTCTTCCTCGCCAGCGAGGACGCCTCGATGATCACCGGCACCGCCCTCGAGGTCGACGGGGGGCGCGACATCTGA